The Bacillota bacterium genome includes the window CCCCAGTACTCCAGCGCCTGCAGGATCGAGACGGTGGCGATCACCGGACGGGAGAGGGGCAGGATGATGCTCCAGTAGATCCGGCCCCGGTTTGCCCCGTCGACCCGAGCCGCCTCGTCGAACTCCTTGGGAATCCCGATGAAAAACTGGTAGAACAGGAAGATGGAGAACGGATGGGCGACGAACGGCAGGATCTGCACGTGGTACGAGTCGATCCACCCCAGCCGGTTCACCTCGAGCAGCAGGGGAACGGCAATTCCCTCGAACGGAATGATGATCAGCCCCACGATCAGCGAAAGGAGCAACCGCCGCCCCGGAAAGCGAAGCCGGGCAAGCGCGTAGGCGATCATGCTGTTCACCACGAGACCGCCGCCGACGATCCCGGCGACCACCACCAGCGAGTTCAACAGGAACCGGTGAAAGGGCATCCGGCGAAAGACGTCGGCGAAATTCTGCAGCGAAGGCGCTGTCGGCACGAACGCCTTCCACGTCCCCAGCTCTTTCAAGAGCCGCAGCTCGTCATCCTTGAACGCTGACACGATCATCACGACCAGCGGCCCGAGAAAGATGGCGGCGAAGAAGGCAAGCAGCGCGTAGTGGAACACCGCTTCCCACGCCTCATCCCCCGTCCGGCGGGCCGGGGTCACTGCGGCTGCGGCCGAGGCTGCCGGCGCCGTCGGCCCTCCCATCATGCCACCTCCCGCTCTTCCCGGAGCAGCCAGCGCTGGGCGAGGGAGATCGCCAGCACGATGCCGACAAACAGCACCGACATCGCGGAGGCGTAGCCCACCTTCAACTCCCGGAAGCCGCTCTGGAACAGGTACCGGACGATGGTCTGGGTGGCGTTCAGCGGCCCTCCCTGGGTCATCACCTCGACCTGGGTGAACAGCTTGAACGCCAGGACGGTGGTGGCGACCAGGACGAAGATGTGGGTGTTGCGCAGCCCGGGCATGGTGATGTGCCAGAACTGCTGCCACCGGCCGGCACCGTCCATCTGGGCGGCCTCGTACCGCTCGGCGGGGATGTCCTGGAGCCCGGCCAGGTAG containing:
- a CDS encoding carbohydrate ABC transporter permease, translated to MGGPTAPAASAAAAVTPARRTGDEAWEAVFHYALLAFFAAIFLGPLVVMIVSAFKDDELRLLKELGTWKAFVPTAPSLQNFADVFRRMPFHRFLLNSLVVVAGIVGGGLVVNSMIAYALARLRFPGRRLLLSLIVGLIIIPFEGIAVPLLLEVNRLGWIDSYHVQILPFVAHPFSIFLFYQFFIGIPKEFDEAARVDGANRGRIYWSIILPLSRPVIATVSILQALEYWGAFLWPLMVTRGETYRPLTVAMQTFFGQYPRDWGDSMAFATMMTVPVLLVFIAFQRWFIQSLSSSGVKG